In Burkholderia sp. WP9, a genomic segment contains:
- a CDS encoding transporter substrate-binding domain-containing protein, translating into MIRNWLGGVLLATCCVGNVFAAGPDCSRPFTLGLHDHGLLYSLDTDSGIDKDFADELIRRSGCQIKVNLMSRARIWKLIESGALDFSLSGIANDERNQYASFAWYFSNKYYLLVRKDAGIHDVAEFQRDDHAQLGVIRSFRYSDSANELVDKLTSENRVSQAGGLEPLYQALILRHIQGMIIEPFDYPALEEKKIRDVTTIIEFNDPSVPHGLIMSKKSLPEAERRKWRALVDEMRADGTVRRIFEKYFRPELADAMVNFKATP; encoded by the coding sequence GTGATTCGGAACTGGCTTGGCGGTGTGTTATTGGCGACATGTTGCGTGGGCAACGTTTTTGCCGCGGGGCCGGATTGTTCCCGGCCCTTCACGCTCGGATTGCACGACCACGGCCTGCTTTATTCGCTCGATACCGATAGCGGTATCGACAAGGATTTCGCCGATGAGTTGATCCGGCGTAGCGGCTGTCAGATCAAGGTCAATCTGATGTCGCGCGCGCGTATCTGGAAGCTGATCGAGTCGGGCGCGCTCGATTTCAGTCTCTCCGGCATCGCGAATGACGAACGCAACCAATATGCTTCGTTCGCATGGTACTTCAGCAACAAATATTATCTGCTCGTGCGCAAAGACGCGGGTATTCATGACGTCGCGGAGTTCCAGCGCGATGATCACGCCCAACTCGGTGTGATTCGCAGTTTTCGCTACAGCGATTCCGCCAATGAACTGGTCGACAAACTGACTTCGGAAAACCGGGTAAGCCAGGCAGGGGGACTCGAACCGCTCTATCAGGCGCTCATTCTTCGGCATATCCAGGGCATGATTATCGAGCCATTCGACTATCCCGCGCTGGAAGAGAAGAAGATCCGCGACGTGACGACGATCATCGAATTCAACGATCCCTCCGTGCCGCACGGACTGATCATGTCGAAGAAATCGCTCCCGGAAGCCGAACGCAGGAAGTGGCGGGCGTTGGTGGACGAAATGCGCGCGGACGGGACGGTGCGCCGCATCTTTGAGAAGTACTTCAGGCCGGAACTGGCCGATGCCATGGTGAACTTCAAGGCGACGCCGTGA
- a CDS encoding EAL domain-containing protein, producing MIRLRTVLLPLLVLSASLCVTWMVWNHERQATSKELRTQFDYTLGDAVSRVEQRMATYELMLRGVQSLFAANGMIDRDRFRRYVGALNLDANFSGVHAVGVVEWVPAAHKASHVARMREEGIAGYTIEPAGQREDYAPVVQREPYVGLARSSPGFDAWNDPVRRAAMERARDSGMAALSGTVHLSVDMDSDRRPGFIMYLPIYAAGETQENAAQRRAHITGWVYASFHMHDVMASLYGEQPAGVSLAVYDGVAPSDAALLYRTSAASSRHAPALISANEYLVVDGRDWTLSMNASDEFRSRLGSNAEMLIAGAGIGLSLLLALLTWLMVTGRERAIRLASAMTRELRESEEKFRAIADCTVNLEIWWGPDGKPRWINPSVDHYTGYTVDECMAMPNFARTLIHPDDIARVAPEFQKGLQGFRGDDLEFRCVRKDGSLLWLSVSWVPISNARGDFVGFRTSGRDITERKKSEEKIRELAFYDTLTRLPNRALLLDRLRESMLASRENNVCGALMFIDLDHFKTLNDTLGHDKGDLLLRHVAYRLSSSVNKGDTVARVGGDEFVVVLGNLSLDKAAATAETEAVGEKILAVLGRTYQLNGVQFRSTASIGVTVFNGEQTSTDELFKQADLAMYKSKERGRNAMCFFDPAMQTTVLKRAELEVGLRDAIEENRFVLHYQAQVVDGGYIAGAEALVRWEHPACGLIAPGEFIPLAEETGLILEIGRTVLESACAQLALWATQPSMAHLSIAVNVSARQFREPDFVESVLAVINRKGARADRLKLELTESVLVENVEDIIEKMDALRARGVTFSLDDFGIGYSSLSYLKRLPLDQLKIDRSFVRDILEDPNDADIARTIVALARSFDLGVIAEGVETEAQRDFLAVAGCHAYQGFFFCEPLPIQGFEQFVQNFGSSGQREVWPRGRDERNVDSGSMT from the coding sequence GTGATCCGGCTGCGCACCGTCCTGTTACCGCTGCTCGTGTTGAGCGCGTCGCTGTGCGTCACGTGGATGGTATGGAACCACGAGCGGCAAGCGACCAGCAAAGAACTGCGCACCCAGTTTGATTACACTCTGGGCGATGCCGTTAGCCGCGTCGAACAGCGCATGGCGACCTACGAGCTCATGTTGCGAGGTGTGCAGAGTCTGTTCGCCGCGAACGGAATGATCGACCGCGACAGGTTCCGGCGCTATGTCGGCGCGCTGAATCTGGACGCGAATTTTTCCGGCGTCCATGCCGTCGGCGTCGTCGAATGGGTGCCTGCGGCGCACAAGGCGAGCCACGTGGCGAGAATGCGCGAGGAAGGCATTGCCGGCTATACGATCGAGCCCGCGGGGCAGCGCGAGGACTATGCGCCGGTCGTTCAGCGCGAGCCCTATGTCGGCCTCGCACGCAGTTCGCCCGGCTTCGACGCGTGGAACGATCCGGTGCGGCGCGCCGCCATGGAGCGGGCGCGCGACTCCGGCATGGCGGCGCTTTCGGGAACGGTGCATCTGTCGGTCGACATGGATTCGGACCGGCGGCCGGGGTTCATCATGTACCTGCCGATCTACGCCGCCGGCGAAACGCAGGAGAACGCCGCGCAGCGCCGGGCCCACATTACGGGTTGGGTCTATGCATCGTTCCATATGCACGATGTGATGGCGAGCCTCTATGGCGAACAGCCGGCCGGCGTCTCGCTGGCCGTCTACGACGGCGTAGCGCCATCGGACGCAGCGCTTCTGTATCGCACCTCGGCAGCGAGCAGCCGGCATGCGCCGGCGCTGATTTCGGCCAACGAATACCTGGTCGTGGACGGGCGCGACTGGACACTGTCGATGAACGCCTCCGACGAATTTCGCTCCCGGCTAGGGAGCAACGCCGAGATGCTGATTGCGGGCGCCGGCATTGGCTTGAGCCTGTTGCTGGCCCTTCTGACGTGGCTCATGGTGACAGGGCGGGAGCGCGCTATCCGGCTGGCTTCGGCCATGACGCGGGAGCTGCGCGAAAGCGAAGAAAAGTTTCGTGCGATTGCCGACTGCACGGTGAACCTGGAGATCTGGTGGGGACCGGACGGGAAACCGCGCTGGATCAATCCGTCCGTCGATCATTACACAGGCTACACAGTCGACGAATGCATGGCCATGCCTAACTTCGCGCGCACGCTGATCCATCCGGACGACATAGCGCGCGTTGCGCCGGAGTTTCAGAAAGGGCTTCAGGGCTTTCGCGGCGACGATCTCGAGTTTCGTTGCGTGCGCAAGGATGGCTCGCTACTCTGGCTTTCAGTGTCATGGGTTCCGATCAGCAATGCGAGAGGAGACTTCGTCGGTTTTCGCACGAGCGGGCGCGATATCACCGAGCGCAAGAAGTCCGAGGAGAAGATCCGGGAGCTGGCCTTCTACGACACGCTGACCCGCCTGCCCAATCGCGCGCTGCTCCTGGACCGCCTGAGAGAGTCGATGTTGGCGAGCCGCGAGAACAACGTGTGCGGCGCGCTGATGTTCATCGATCTCGATCACTTCAAGACGTTGAACGATACGCTCGGACATGACAAAGGCGATCTGCTCCTGCGGCATGTTGCGTATCGGCTGTCCAGCAGCGTCAACAAGGGAGACACCGTCGCGCGGGTGGGCGGTGACGAGTTCGTTGTGGTGCTCGGCAATCTGAGTCTGGACAAGGCGGCCGCCACTGCGGAAACCGAAGCGGTAGGCGAAAAGATTCTCGCCGTGCTGGGCAGAACGTATCAGCTCAATGGCGTTCAGTTCCGCAGTACCGCGAGCATCGGCGTCACCGTCTTCAACGGCGAGCAGACCTCCACCGACGAACTGTTCAAACAGGCCGATCTGGCCATGTATAAATCCAAGGAGCGTGGCCGCAACGCCATGTGCTTCTTCGATCCCGCAATGCAGACCACCGTGCTGAAGCGGGCCGAGCTCGAGGTAGGGCTGCGCGACGCGATCGAGGAGAACCGTTTCGTTCTCCACTATCAGGCGCAAGTCGTGGACGGCGGCTATATAGCGGGTGCCGAGGCGCTCGTGCGTTGGGAGCATCCTGCGTGCGGCCTGATAGCGCCGGGCGAGTTCATTCCGCTGGCGGAGGAGACGGGCCTCATCCTGGAGATTGGGCGAACCGTACTGGAGTCTGCCTGTGCGCAACTCGCGCTGTGGGCAACGCAGCCGTCCATGGCGCATCTGTCGATCGCAGTGAACGTCAGCGCCCGGCAATTTCGCGAACCGGACTTCGTGGAAAGCGTGCTGGCAGTCATCAATCGAAAAGGGGCGAGGGCGGACAGGTTGAAGCTGGAACTGACCGAAAGTGTTCTCGTTGAAAACGTCGAGGACATCATCGAAAAAATGGACGCCCTGCGGGCCCGCGGCGTGACTTTCTCGCTGGATGACTTCGGGATTGGATACTCGTCGTTGTCTTACCTGAAACGATTGCCATTGGACCAGTTGAAAATTGACCGCTCTTTCGTGCGCGATATTCTGGAAGACCCTAATGACGCCGACATTGCGAGAACCATTGTGGCGCTGGCGCGCAGCTTCGATCTTGGCGTGATCGCCGAGGGCGTCGAGACTGAAGCGCAGAGAGACTTTCTTGCCGTAGCAGGATGCCATGCCTAT